CCCCTGCAGAGTTCCACATGGGCGATCCAGAGCGGCTGGGTTACATCATCTACACCTCTGGCACGTCCGGCAAACCCACGGCGGTGATGCATGCCCATCGTGCCATCCTTGCCCGTCAGATGATGTTTGACGGCTGGTACGGGCTGACCCCCGAAGACCGTGTCCTGCATGCAGGTGCGTTCAACTGGACCTATACGCTGGGCACCGGGTTAATGGACCCCTGGACAATGGGGGCTACGGCCCTGATTCCGGTTGCCGGCACGTCGCCTGCTGCCCTGCCTGATCTGATCGCCACACATAAAGCCACGATTTTTGCCGCTGCCCCCGGTGTCTATCGCCAGATGCTGCGCGACCTGTCGCCACTGTATCTGCCCAACCTGCGCCACGGTTTAAGTGCAGGTGAAAAGATGACCGCCGCTGTGCGCGAAGCTTGGGAAGAAATCACCGATACCCCGGTTTATGAATCCTTTGGCATGTCGGAGTGTTCAACCTTTATCTCTGGCAACCCCACAACACCTGCCAAAGACGGGGCCATCGGTACCGCGCAACCCGGGCGGCAGGTTACCATCCTCGGCCCCAAAGGCCCTGCCCGCAGCAATACTCCCGGCACCATTGCCATCCATCGTTCCGATGCGGGGTTGATGCTGGGCTATCTCAATGATGAGAAGCTGACCAAATCGAAATTCGACGGTGACTGGTTCCTGACCGGTGATCAGGGGATGATGGATGATGACGGACAGATCACCTATCTGGGCCGCACCGATGATATGATGAACGCTGGCGGGTTTCGCGTTTCACCGCTGGAGGTTGAAGAAACCCTGCTTGCCATCCCCGGTGTCACCGGCATTGGCGTCACCGAAGTTGAGGTCAAAAAGAACACCCGTGTGATTGCGGCGTTTTACACCGCCGCAGCGCCGATCAAGGAATATACCTTGACGGATTTTGCCACGGCCAATCTCGCGCGATACAAACAGCCGCGTCTTTATGTTCATGTCGACGCCCTGCCCACCAGCGGCAACGGCAAAATCCTGCGCCGCCAGTTGCGCGACAGTTTCGAGGCACAAAAGAAATGACCCAGACCATCAAGCTCGACATCATGTCAGACCCGATCTGTCCCTGGTGCTATATCGGCAAGAC
This DNA window, taken from Sulfitobacter pacificus, encodes the following:
- a CDS encoding class I adenylate-forming enzyme family protein, which produces MTQPAAPANPFNLAAYVLQAGAALPDKTALSLLSPEGSEDWTYAQLISAVRGTATGLLDAGLSAGDIVLMRLGNTPDFPIAYLGALAAGLIPVPTAAALTAGEVAKIIPTLKPAAILHDADVPCPEHAQIIDLATLRAMRDLPPAEFHMGDPERLGYIIYTSGTSGKPTAVMHAHRAILARQMMFDGWYGLTPEDRVLHAGAFNWTYTLGTGLMDPWTMGATALIPVAGTSPAALPDLIATHKATIFAAAPGVYRQMLRDLSPLYLPNLRHGLSAGEKMTAAVREAWEEITDTPVYESFGMSECSTFISGNPTTPAKDGAIGTAQPGRQVTILGPKGPARSNTPGTIAIHRSDAGLMLGYLNDEKLTKSKFDGDWFLTGDQGMMDDDGQITYLGRTDDMMNAGGFRVSPLEVEETLLAIPGVTGIGVTEVEVKKNTRVIAAFYTAAAPIKEYTLTDFATANLARYKQPRLYVHVDALPTSGNGKILRRQLRDSFEAQKK